A stretch of Terriglobia bacterium DNA encodes these proteins:
- a CDS encoding GspE/PulE family protein, which yields MEENPLSGMVIDPEEELATARRAAERYCFEFVDLRDLRPDPDVLRSIPLDVMLDYQFLPIEARNGELSIAVGDPSNLARLDELAMRLDRQLVVKVAAPSQVREFLSKTDPSQRVLDEATVEFRLDVIREEENGHEDLSLEQLVGEHNVSPVIRLVDSIVFAGLERRASDIHLESRDNSMVVKYRIDGALQQAMNPLSYEHQSNVISRIKVMADLDIAERRVPQDGRFRVSYRGRPIDFRVSIMPSIHGEDAVLRILDKESLHEKFRQLRLDILGFSDREIKRLRRFIREPYGMVLVTGPTGSGKTTTLYAAVSEIKTDEDKIITIEDPVEYQIRGITQIPVNEKKGLTFARGLRSILRHDPDKIMVGEIRDNETAQIAIQSALTGHLVFTTVHANNVVDVLGRFLNMGVEPYNFVSALNCILAQRLLRMICEQCKRPVEVPRQLFEESGIDPINWQGVVFYEGAGCQHCSQTGFRGRTAIGELLALSDRIRELILDKRPSSEIRQAARDEGMKTLREAAVDKVRQGVTTLKEINKVTFVE from the coding sequence ATGGAAGAAAATCCGCTTTCCGGAATGGTCATCGATCCTGAAGAGGAGCTTGCGACGGCCCGGCGTGCCGCCGAGCGTTACTGCTTCGAGTTTGTTGACCTGCGCGACTTGCGCCCCGACCCCGACGTGCTGCGGTCTATCCCGCTGGACGTGATGTTGGATTACCAGTTCCTGCCGATCGAGGCCCGCAACGGAGAGCTTTCGATTGCCGTGGGCGATCCTTCCAATCTGGCCCGCCTGGACGAATTGGCGATGCGGCTGGACCGCCAGCTCGTGGTCAAGGTGGCGGCTCCCAGTCAGGTGAGGGAATTCCTCAGCAAAACCGATCCCTCGCAGCGCGTACTGGACGAGGCCACTGTCGAGTTTCGCCTGGACGTCATCCGCGAAGAAGAAAACGGGCATGAAGATCTTTCGCTTGAGCAACTGGTCGGCGAGCACAACGTCAGCCCGGTCATCCGGCTGGTGGATTCGATTGTTTTTGCGGGGCTGGAACGGCGCGCCAGTGACATCCACCTCGAGAGCCGTGACAACTCGATGGTGGTGAAATACCGCATCGACGGAGCCCTCCAGCAGGCCATGAATCCACTGTCGTACGAGCATCAGTCCAACGTGATCAGCCGCATCAAGGTGATGGCAGACCTCGATATTGCTGAAAGGCGCGTGCCACAGGATGGCCGTTTCAGAGTCAGCTACCGCGGGCGCCCCATTGACTTCCGCGTCTCCATCATGCCGTCCATCCACGGCGAGGACGCTGTGCTGCGTATTCTCGACAAGGAATCGCTGCACGAGAAGTTTCGCCAGCTTCGTCTGGACATTCTGGGCTTTTCGGACCGCGAGATCAAACGTCTGCGCCGTTTCATCCGTGAACCCTACGGAATGGTGCTGGTCACGGGGCCCACTGGCAGCGGCAAGACCACCACCCTCTATGCGGCAGTGTCGGAAATCAAGACGGATGAAGACAAGATCATTACCATTGAAGACCCGGTCGAATACCAGATTCGCGGCATCACCCAGATTCCTGTGAACGAGAAAAAGGGGCTCACCTTTGCCCGCGGGCTGAGGTCGATTTTGCGGCACGACCCGGACAAGATCATGGTAGGCGAAATCCGCGACAACGAGACCGCGCAGATTGCCATTCAGTCGGCCCTGACCGGGCACCTGGTGTTCACCACCGTCCACGCTAACAACGTGGTTGACGTACTGGGCCGGTTTTTGAACATGGGCGTGGAACCCTACAATTTTGTTTCGGCGCTCAATTGCATCCTTGCGCAGCGCCTCCTGCGCATGATTTGCGAGCAGTGCAAGCGCCCGGTTGAAGTTCCCCGCCAGCTTTTTGAAGAGTCCGGGATTGATCCCATCAACTGGCAGGGGGTCGTTTTCTACGAAGGAGCAGGTTGCCAGCATTGCAGCCAGACGGGGTTCCGCGGCCGGACCGCCATTGGAGAGCTTCTGGCGCTTTCGGACAGGATTCGCGAACTGATTCTGGATAAGCGCCCGTCGTCGGAGATCCGCCAGGCGGCCCGCGACGAGGGTATGAAGACATTGCGCGAGGCCGCGGTCGACAAGGTCCGCCAGGGAGTCACAACACTGAAGGAAATCAATAAGGTCACATTTGTCGAATAA
- a CDS encoding type II secretion system F family protein, whose amino-acid sequence MGEFVCRIATGAGQVLSETHEASSEGELRARLASQGYYVFSVRPKSILGMRVGPPRRGKIKEDDLLIFNQQFMTLSKSGLPLQKSLEMLARQSRSESLRAAVDEVKERVRGGALLSEAFESVGKFPKIYCATLRAGERSGTLDKVLGQYVTYQKTARSFRKKFISALIYPVFLLIFLAGLIVLIDTFIIPRFSELYNELQVPMPALTVFVISLGLSIKRMGVFVLAGIVIAILALRAAGRSHAARLQWDKLKFRLPVAGKLLLKFSVAEFVRTLSTLLQGGLPIVSALQNSAGSVSSPLLAAGLEKARIEVMGGRPLSESLRMTGFFPPMALDMIEVGETTGALSNMLESVAEFFEEDVNIDLSTLVAMVDPIMIAAIAIVVLFVLVAFYLPLFSLAAQVH is encoded by the coding sequence ATGGGCGAATTCGTTTGCAGAATTGCGACAGGCGCCGGTCAGGTCCTCAGTGAGACGCACGAAGCGTCATCCGAAGGGGAACTGCGCGCACGGCTGGCCTCGCAGGGATATTACGTTTTTTCCGTCCGGCCCAAATCCATTCTCGGCATGCGGGTTGGGCCGCCGCGCCGCGGCAAGATCAAAGAGGATGACCTGCTGATCTTCAATCAGCAGTTCATGACGCTCTCCAAGTCAGGCCTGCCGCTGCAAAAATCGCTGGAAATGCTGGCCCGCCAGAGCCGCAGCGAAAGTCTTCGGGCGGCGGTGGATGAAGTGAAGGAAAGGGTCCGCGGCGGGGCCCTGCTCTCGGAAGCCTTCGAGTCGGTGGGAAAGTTCCCCAAGATTTATTGCGCCACGCTTCGGGCCGGGGAGCGCAGCGGCACCCTGGACAAGGTGTTGGGCCAGTACGTCACCTACCAGAAAACCGCGCGCTCGTTCCGCAAGAAGTTTATCTCCGCGCTGATCTATCCGGTCTTTCTGCTGATCTTTCTGGCTGGGCTCATCGTCCTGATCGACACGTTCATCATCCCCAGGTTTTCTGAGCTCTATAACGAGCTGCAAGTGCCCATGCCGGCCCTGACCGTGTTCGTCATCAGCCTGGGCTTGTCCATCAAACGGATGGGCGTCTTTGTGCTGGCCGGGATTGTGATTGCCATTCTTGCCCTGCGCGCGGCAGGCCGCTCCCATGCGGCGCGCTTGCAGTGGGACAAGCTGAAGTTTCGGCTTCCCGTGGCAGGGAAATTGCTCCTCAAATTTTCCGTCGCCGAGTTCGTGCGGACGCTTTCGACTTTGCTGCAGGGCGGACTTCCCATTGTTTCCGCCCTGCAGAACTCCGCAGGGTCCGTATCGAGTCCCCTGCTGGCAGCAGGGCTAGAGAAGGCTAGAATAGAGGTGATGGGGGGCCGTCCGCTGAGTGAAAGCCTCCGCATGACCGGCTTTTTCCCGCCCATGGCCTTGGACATGATCGAGGTGGGCGAAACCACGGGCGCCCTTTCGAATATGCTGGAGTCGGTTGCTGAGTTTTTTGAAGAAGACGTTAACATCGACCTTTCGACGCTGGTGGCCATGGTGGATCCCATCATGATCGCTGCCATCGCGATTGTGGTCTTGTTTGTGCTCGTTGCCTTTTATTTGCCGCTGTTTTCACTGGCGGCCCAGGTGCATTGA
- a CDS encoding prepilin-type N-terminal cleavage/methylation domain-containing protein, which yields MRTGSSFGRAPAFIRGGAEAKKGFTLIELMVVLVLILILAAMAAPGYRVAIVRARETVLHDDLFTMRKLIDQYTLDKNQPPESLDDLVQAGYLRGGLPVDPFTGSNQTWQVDVEEVPLSPEQTVPGVVDVHSGSSAESLDGSAYSSW from the coding sequence ATGCGGACTGGTAGTTCTTTCGGTCGTGCGCCAGCATTCATTCGGGGCGGCGCGGAGGCGAAGAAGGGCTTCACGCTCATTGAACTGATGGTCGTGCTGGTGCTGATCCTGATCCTGGCGGCAATGGCCGCTCCGGGCTATCGGGTGGCCATCGTCCGCGCCCGTGAAACGGTGCTGCACGATGACCTGTTCACGATGCGAAAGCTGATTGACCAGTACACGCTGGACAAGAACCAGCCGCCGGAATCGCTCGACGATCTCGTGCAGGCCGGCTATTTGCGAGGAGGGCTGCCGGTGGATCCTTTTACCGGGTCCAACCAGACCTGGCAAGTTGATGTTGAAGAAGTTCCTTTGAGCCCGGAACAGACAGTCCCGGGCGTGGTGGACGTTCACAGCGGATCCAGCGCGGAATCGCTGGATGGCTCCGCGTACAGCAGTTGGTAG
- a CDS encoding type II secretion system protein has product MVRSVRNRLKLQGAAPGFTLVELIAAMTIMLLLTTVALPVAGVVVRRQKEAELKEDLRTMRNAIDRYKDFADSGMIPTEMDTFGYPPTLETLVKGVPLKGSKDKYKFLRKIPVDPMTGTADWGMRSMQDDSGSQSWGGQDVFDVFSKSQGVGMNGTPYADW; this is encoded by the coding sequence ATGGTACGCTCAGTTCGAAATCGGTTGAAGTTGCAGGGCGCCGCCCCGGGCTTTACCCTGGTGGAGTTGATTGCTGCCATGACGATTATGCTGCTGCTCACCACGGTCGCTCTGCCTGTGGCCGGTGTTGTGGTCAGGCGGCAGAAGGAAGCGGAATTGAAAGAGGACCTCAGGACCATGCGGAATGCCATCGACCGGTATAAGGACTTTGCCGACAGCGGCATGATCCCCACGGAAATGGATACCTTTGGCTATCCACCCACGCTGGAGACCCTGGTCAAGGGCGTCCCCTTGAAAGGCAGCAAGGACAAGTATAAATTCCTCAGAAAGATTCCGGTTGATCCGATGACGGGCACTGCGGACTGGGGAATGCGCTCCATGCAGGACGACTCGGGTTCGCAGAGCTGGGGCGGCCAGGATGTTTTTGACGTTTTTTCGAAGAGCCAGGGAGTGGGCATGAATGGGACCCCTTATGCGGACTGGTAG
- a CDS encoding secretin N-terminal domain-containing protein: MKRRLARASALTGLLVCMACAPGNVYFQKGRKAELTKDWDTALINYQRAVQSRPANAEYQLRETHARMEASQYHLDRGRKLLEQQRTPEAIGEFQKAASIDPSNQAAKQELARLLSKQITARQEREKDLKEAIKASQRQEQAASDELKPLPAEPLTHFRISADSKRVYETLCKLAGLNVAFTSDFQVQPVSLDLNNVTIENALHILALQTHTFWRVVTSNTILVVPDNPANRRDYQTEVMRTVYLDNSLKPADRTAITTALKQILGIQRIIDNPGANAIIVRDTPDKVEEAVNLIRDLDHGKAEIMVDVTVLEADADRVRELGLTPATVNPASGSITNGLQGAAIFAPGSSATLGGHFGVNNYGLVVPSAIATAILNDSSTHIMENPEVRVTDGETATLRIGSRVPYATGSFGLPTAVTPGGNQNGGFGGLVTNTQFQFQDVGVNVDLTPHLLPDGEIAIHAKIEISSVQPSVSIAGVNEPTFGQRQIEHDIRLEEGETSVLGGLLQSTDTTTVSGVPGLGEIPGLKYLFSSTKHEKLQTDVLIMLTPRIIRLPESSMESAATQNPAQPVTSTPNTSAPAHPAMPISPSPEPPPSETTPQQ; the protein is encoded by the coding sequence ATGAAGCGGCGGTTGGCAAGAGCATCGGCGCTGACGGGTCTGCTTGTTTGCATGGCTTGTGCACCTGGTAACGTGTATTTCCAGAAAGGACGCAAAGCGGAACTCACGAAAGACTGGGACACGGCGTTGATCAATTATCAGCGGGCCGTGCAATCACGTCCAGCGAACGCCGAGTATCAACTGCGCGAGACCCATGCACGCATGGAGGCATCGCAGTATCATCTGGACCGGGGAAGAAAACTTCTGGAGCAACAGCGGACCCCGGAAGCCATTGGAGAATTCCAGAAGGCCGCCAGCATCGACCCCAGCAATCAGGCCGCAAAACAGGAACTGGCCCGGCTGTTGTCGAAACAAATCACTGCCAGGCAGGAGCGCGAAAAGGACCTTAAAGAGGCCATCAAGGCCAGCCAGCGCCAGGAGCAAGCTGCAAGCGATGAATTAAAGCCCCTGCCTGCGGAGCCATTAACTCATTTTCGGATCAGCGCCGACAGCAAGCGGGTTTATGAAACCCTCTGCAAGCTTGCCGGACTCAATGTTGCTTTCACGTCTGATTTTCAGGTCCAACCGGTTTCACTGGACCTCAACAATGTAACCATCGAGAACGCTCTGCACATCCTCGCCCTGCAGACCCACACATTCTGGAGAGTGGTTACTTCAAACACCATCCTGGTTGTTCCTGACAATCCAGCCAACCGGCGCGATTATCAAACTGAAGTGATGAGGACGGTCTATCTGGACAACTCACTCAAGCCTGCCGACCGGACGGCGATTACCACAGCCTTGAAGCAGATCCTGGGAATTCAGCGGATCATCGACAATCCAGGCGCCAACGCCATCATCGTCCGCGACACACCTGATAAAGTCGAGGAAGCTGTTAACCTGATCCGCGACCTGGACCACGGCAAGGCCGAGATTATGGTGGACGTTACGGTGCTTGAAGCTGACGCTGACCGGGTGCGAGAACTGGGGCTGACGCCGGCGACGGTCAACCCTGCCTCGGGTTCGATAACGAATGGGCTCCAGGGCGCGGCGATATTCGCCCCGGGAAGTTCGGCCACGCTGGGCGGACACTTTGGAGTAAATAATTATGGACTGGTGGTGCCGAGCGCTATTGCCACGGCTATCCTGAACGATTCGTCAACCCACATCATGGAGAATCCCGAGGTTCGCGTGACGGACGGAGAGACCGCTACCCTGCGAATCGGAAGCCGGGTACCCTACGCCACCGGCAGCTTCGGTTTGCCAACGGCGGTGACACCGGGAGGGAACCAAAACGGGGGATTTGGGGGGTTGGTCACCAACACGCAATTTCAGTTTCAGGACGTCGGTGTCAACGTGGACCTGACGCCGCACCTGCTGCCCGACGGCGAGATTGCTATCCACGCGAAGATTGAGATTTCATCGGTGCAGCCGTCGGTCAGCATCGCCGGCGTCAATGAGCCGACTTTCGGCCAACGGCAGATTGAGCACGATATTCGGTTAGAAGAAGGAGAAACCAGTGTGCTGGGCGGCTTGCTGCAATCCACGGACACGACGACGGTTTCGGGCGTGCCCGGACTCGGCGAGATCCCAGGTCTGAAGTACTTGTTCAGCTCCACCAAACACGAAAAGCTGCAAACGGATGTGCTGATCATGCTGACTCCACGGATTATCCGTCTGCCGGAATCCTCTATGGAATCTGCTGCCACGCAAAATCCTGCGCAGCCTGTTACATCAACCCCTAACACTTCAGCGCCTGCGCATCCTGCCATGCCCATTTCGCCCAGCCCTGAACCTCCGCCTTCGGAAACGACACCGCAGCAGTAA
- a CDS encoding DUF1059 domain-containing protein has product MGKVLRCRDLGTNCPKEIRADNEEELMKLAAEHAEKDHGISTANLPPTMVQLVKAAIKDE; this is encoded by the coding sequence GTGGGTAAGGTATTGCGATGTCGTGACTTGGGCACCAACTGCCCCAAGGAAATCCGGGCCGATAACGAAGAAGAACTCATGAAGCTGGCGGCCGAGCACGCCGAAAAAGACCACGGAATCAGTACAGCAAATCTCCCGCCAACGATGGTCCAATTGGTGAAAGCCGCTATCAAAGACGAGTGA
- a CDS encoding cytochrome c maturation protein CcmE, translating to MASKSKKLKFGIGIAIILAAVGWEAVSGFQQSKTYYVTVKELTSGKSAHQHVRVGGVIVPGSIHRSGQILTFRISQEALSLPITYVGTDALPDDFKGGANAIVEGDYQADGTFRAQQVQAKCASKYQAAPAAPKEANSASKVASYGE from the coding sequence ATGGCGAGCAAGAGTAAGAAGCTAAAATTTGGAATCGGGATAGCGATTATCCTAGCCGCGGTGGGCTGGGAGGCAGTGTCCGGGTTCCAACAGTCCAAGACGTATTACGTGACCGTCAAGGAGCTGACCAGCGGCAAATCTGCGCACCAGCACGTGCGTGTGGGGGGCGTTATCGTGCCCGGCTCGATCCACCGGAGCGGGCAGATCCTGACCTTCCGCATCTCCCAGGAAGCCCTGTCGCTCCCTATCACCTATGTTGGCACGGATGCCTTGCCGGACGATTTCAAGGGTGGGGCCAATGCAATTGTCGAAGGGGATTACCAGGCAGACGGCACGTTCCGAGCACAACAGGTCCAGGCGAAGTGCGCTTCCAAATACCAGGCTGCGCCTGCGGCGCCGAAGGAGGCGAACTCGGCATCCAAAGTAGCTTCCTACGGTGAATGA
- a CDS encoding heme lyase CcmF/NrfE family subunit: MNQVGAVGLIAALVFAIYGMISGAIAGKFRSPRMLKSAQRAVLGFFAMTTLAVVSLEYLALTNDFHNSYVASHSSLALPLVYKIPVLWAGQQGSLLFWTWLLSIYVALAVLLNRKKNRQLMPYIIAICMGVGTFFSLITFWVANPFDQLSLATATGITPYAPPDGNGMAPSLQYHSMVIHPPMLYLGYVGMAIPFAFAMSALLTKQLGDNWIRVTRRWVMVPWMFLGTGIVLGGHWAYHVLGWGGYWAWDPVENASLLPWLAGTAFLHSVMIQEKRGMLKVWNVVLIILTFFLSIFGTFLTRSGIISSVHAFAQSNIGPWFSVFLAIIAAFSLTALFLRLDFLKTENRLDSVASRESGFLFNNWILLAAVLAVLWGTIFPIVSKAIQGVTVTVGPPFFNKVMVPIGLLLLFLTGAGPLLAWRKTSFQSIKRNFTVPLIFAAIVGGILFFAGVHRLYTWMSLFLCAFVAASIVGEFYKGARTRMKSTRENFFASVYNLTMRNTRRYGGYIVHFGIVLIFVGFAGQAFRFETQGLMGPGDLLRAKDYLLRCESIDTGQKANYQYETVALSVTKDGHALTVMHPQKRFFLAEQESLSHVALHSTLAQDLYVVMAGQDPGSDKAIIHVIINPLVQWVWIGGIIVLLGTLLALVPSSIERQMADLHKGREELAEAHHVS, translated from the coding sequence ATGAATCAAGTCGGAGCTGTCGGACTTATCGCCGCACTGGTATTTGCAATCTACGGGATGATCTCTGGCGCCATCGCCGGAAAATTTCGAAGTCCTCGAATGCTGAAGAGCGCGCAGCGCGCCGTGCTGGGCTTTTTTGCAATGACCACGCTGGCAGTGGTCTCCCTCGAGTACCTTGCGCTCACGAACGACTTCCACAACTCCTACGTCGCATCCCACTCCAGCCTCGCACTCCCCCTGGTCTATAAGATTCCTGTTCTGTGGGCGGGGCAGCAAGGCTCGCTGCTGTTCTGGACCTGGCTGCTCTCGATTTATGTCGCGCTGGCCGTCCTGCTGAACCGCAAGAAGAACCGGCAGTTGATGCCTTACATCATCGCCATCTGCATGGGCGTGGGAACATTCTTCTCTCTGATCACATTCTGGGTTGCAAACCCCTTCGATCAGCTTTCGCTGGCAACAGCAACAGGCATTACACCCTATGCGCCCCCGGATGGAAACGGCATGGCTCCATCCCTGCAATACCATTCGATGGTGATACACCCGCCGATGCTTTATCTCGGTTACGTCGGGATGGCCATCCCGTTTGCCTTTGCCATGTCGGCGCTGCTGACGAAACAACTGGGTGACAACTGGATTCGCGTTACCCGCCGCTGGGTCATGGTGCCCTGGATGTTCCTGGGCACCGGCATCGTGCTGGGCGGACATTGGGCCTACCACGTACTCGGCTGGGGCGGATACTGGGCCTGGGACCCGGTGGAAAACGCCTCGCTGCTGCCGTGGTTGGCGGGCACAGCGTTTCTCCATTCGGTCATGATTCAGGAAAAGCGCGGCATGCTGAAAGTCTGGAACGTGGTCCTGATCATCCTGACTTTCTTCCTGTCCATCTTTGGAACGTTCCTGACCCGCAGCGGCATCATCTCTTCCGTCCACGCATTCGCGCAGTCCAATATAGGCCCATGGTTCTCCGTATTTCTAGCCATCATCGCGGCGTTTTCGCTGACGGCGCTTTTCCTGCGCCTGGACTTCCTGAAAACCGAGAACCGGCTGGACTCTGTCGCCTCGCGCGAAAGCGGATTCCTGTTTAACAACTGGATCTTGCTGGCCGCCGTGCTTGCGGTGCTATGGGGCACTATCTTTCCGATCGTCTCCAAAGCCATTCAGGGCGTCACCGTGACCGTCGGACCGCCTTTCTTCAACAAGGTGATGGTCCCTATCGGATTGCTGCTGTTGTTCCTGACGGGTGCCGGACCGCTGCTGGCCTGGAGGAAAACCTCGTTCCAGAGCATCAAGCGCAATTTCACCGTTCCCCTGATTTTTGCGGCCATAGTGGGCGGAATCCTGTTTTTCGCGGGCGTTCATCGCCTCTACACGTGGATGTCTCTCTTCCTGTGCGCTTTTGTTGCCGCAAGCATCGTCGGCGAGTTTTACAAAGGCGCCCGCACGCGAATGAAATCCACTCGGGAGAATTTTTTTGCCTCCGTCTACAACCTGACCATGCGGAACACGCGCCGTTACGGCGGATACATCGTCCACTTCGGCATCGTTTTAATCTTTGTGGGGTTCGCCGGACAGGCCTTCCGGTTTGAAACGCAGGGGCTGATGGGCCCCGGTGATCTGTTGAGGGCAAAGGATTATCTGCTCCGGTGTGAAAGCATCGACACCGGTCAGAAGGCAAACTACCAATATGAGACCGTTGCGTTGAGTGTGACGAAAGACGGGCACGCCTTGACCGTGATGCATCCGCAAAAACGCTTCTTCCTTGCGGAGCAGGAATCGCTCAGCCATGTTGCGTTGCATTCCACCCTGGCGCAGGACCTTTACGTTGTCATGGCGGGCCAGGACCCGGGTTCGGACAAGGCTATCATCCACGTCATCATCAACCCTCTGGTGCAGTGGGTGTGGATAGGCGGCATCATCGTCCTTCTGGGGACCCTGTTGGCCCTGGTACCGAGCAGCATTGAACGCCAAATGGCCGATCTCCACAAAGGTCGGGAGGAACTTGCCGAAGCGCATCATGTCAGCTAA
- a CDS encoding cytochrome c-type biogenesis protein CcmH produces MSAKRLVKILVLSFALVNVAMAAQSSADIEKGIGDQVYCMCGGCVTSLNTCPMQFCEVKEGMHSIIRADLEQGKTEPEILQDLVNRYGEKVLAAPPARGFNLAAWLLPGVGLLIGLFLAITVVRRWRRPAAEAAAPAGAPPVDENILSAVEEEMKKYAD; encoded by the coding sequence ATGTCAGCTAAGCGGCTTGTGAAAATTCTTGTGCTGAGTTTCGCTCTGGTCAATGTGGCCATGGCCGCTCAGAGCTCTGCGGACATTGAGAAGGGCATCGGGGACCAGGTTTACTGCATGTGTGGCGGGTGCGTCACCAGCCTGAACACTTGCCCTATGCAGTTTTGCGAAGTGAAGGAGGGAATGCACTCAATCATACGGGCGGATCTGGAGCAAGGCAAGACAGAGCCGGAGATCCTCCAGGACCTTGTCAACCGCTACGGAGAAAAGGTGCTGGCAGCTCCGCCCGCGCGCGGCTTTAATCTGGCGGCATGGCTCCTTCCGGGCGTAGGACTCCTGATTGGCCTGTTTCTGGCCATCACCGTTGTCCGAAGATGGCGCAGGCCGGCGGCCGAGGCAGCGGCTCCGGCGGGAGCGCCTCCAGTGGATGAAAACATCCTTAGCGCAGTTGAAGAGGAAATGAAGAAGTACGCCGACTGA
- a CDS encoding carboxypeptidase-like regulatory domain-containing protein — protein sequence MKRRTTFTGLMVLAVLCVLSSASIPCFAVRIQGQVSNGTTQRPLARQKVQMISPRGGMAVVGEATTDATGHFAIDDSQLGANGFYLIQATFQGVDYHAPVQFGPNGDAVVNITAYESTGKEPELRIHSARVIVRAEGPQAHIQELYAVDNPARKAYTNSKGTFRFHIAPGVGSPTVAAVGLMNMPLPQNPEKGKQPGDFYITYALKPGRNVIMVAYDADYGGKQLNLDDSVAYPIAQMQLFVVPATLTVNSKLFTAAGQDSETGAQIYEASDLKASSAFAAQLAGEPAAGTEEAAADQPQQQTQVKTVPDSITSVGVPLLLCFLLVLLWALGIRASKEWPRWKARQQGSPVQKQFRARLDTLINSIADLDELYASGKVPEKQYWKERLELKAKAVAILKAGPSAKSKPYVSRGSRQ from the coding sequence ATGAAAAGAAGAACGACATTTACTGGCCTGATGGTCCTGGCAGTACTCTGCGTGCTTTCAAGTGCTTCCATCCCATGTTTCGCCGTCAGGATTCAGGGGCAGGTCTCGAACGGCACAACCCAGCGGCCGCTGGCGCGCCAGAAGGTGCAGATGATCAGCCCGCGAGGCGGCATGGCTGTGGTGGGTGAAGCCACCACCGACGCAACCGGCCATTTTGCAATCGACGACAGTCAGCTTGGCGCCAACGGGTTTTATCTGATTCAGGCGACCTTCCAGGGCGTGGACTACCACGCGCCGGTGCAGTTCGGTCCCAACGGAGATGCAGTCGTCAACATTACGGCCTATGAATCTACCGGCAAAGAACCTGAGCTTCGAATCCATTCCGCGCGTGTTATTGTTCGCGCGGAAGGCCCGCAGGCGCACATTCAGGAACTCTATGCGGTCGATAACCCGGCCCGGAAAGCTTATACAAATTCCAAGGGGACCTTCAGGTTCCACATCGCACCCGGGGTGGGCAGCCCGACCGTTGCCGCCGTCGGGTTGATGAACATGCCCCTGCCCCAGAACCCTGAGAAGGGGAAGCAGCCAGGCGATTTCTATATCACTTACGCCTTGAAGCCGGGCAGGAATGTGATAATGGTGGCGTATGATGCGGATTACGGTGGGAAGCAGCTTAATCTGGATGACAGCGTTGCGTATCCAATTGCGCAGATGCAGCTCTTTGTGGTTCCCGCTACCCTGACCGTAAACTCCAAGCTGTTCACTGCCGCCGGCCAGGATTCCGAGACTGGCGCGCAGATCTATGAAGCGAGCGATTTGAAGGCCAGCTCCGCGTTCGCAGCACAACTGGCCGGAGAACCCGCAGCGGGCACTGAGGAGGCCGCCGCCGACCAGCCGCAGCAACAAACCCAGGTCAAGACCGTTCCAGATTCGATTACGTCGGTAGGCGTCCCTCTCCTGCTCTGCTTCTTGCTGGTCTTATTGTGGGCGCTGGGAATTCGAGCATCCAAGGAATGGCCCCGCTGGAAAGCCAGGCAACAGGGCAGTCCTGTACAGAAGCAGTTTCGAGCCAGGTTGGACACTTTGATAAACTCCATTGCGGATCTCGACGAACTGTATGCCTCCGGCAAAGTACCGGAAAAGCAATACTGGAAGGAACGCCTGGAACTGAAAGCGAAGGCAGTGGCTATCCTGAAAGCAGGACCTTCCGCGAAATCCAAGCCTTATGTCTCCCGGGGATCACGTCAATAA